The nucleotide window CGGGCCTCTGAGAACTCTCCTTCCTCCATGCCCTCCCCCACGTACCAGTGCACAAAGGCCCTCTTGGCGTACATCAGGTCGAACTTGTGGTCCAGACGGGCCCAGGCTTCGGCGATGGCTGTGGTGTTGCTCAGCATGCAGACGGCTCTCTGGACCTTGGCCAGATCTCCGCCGGGAACCACGGTTGGGGGCTGGTAGTTGATGCCCACCTTGAAGCCAGTGGGGCACCAGTCCACGAACTGGATGGTGCGTTTGGTCTTGATGGCGGCGATGGCAGAGTTGACGTCTTTAGGGACCACGTCTCCGCGGTAGAGCAGGCAGCAGGCCATGTATTTACCATGACGAGGGTCGCACTTCACCATCTGGTTCGAAGGCTCAAAGCAGGCGTTGGTGATGTCCGCCACAGACAGCTGCTCGTGGTAGGCCTTCTCAGCGGAGATGACGGGAGCGTAGGTGGCCAGAGGGAAGTGAATGCGAGGGTAGGGCACCAGGTTGGTCTGGAACTCCGTCAGGTCAACGTTCAGGGCTCCATCGAACCTGAGAGAAGCTGTGATGGAGGAAACGATCTGCCCAATGAGCCTGTTGAGGTTGGTGTAGGTGGGACGCTCGATGTCCAGGTTCTTGCGACAGATGTCATAGATGGCCTCGTTGTCCACCATGAAGGCGCAGTCAGAGTGCTCCAGAGTGGTGTGGGTGGTGAGGATGGAGTTGTAGGGCTCCACCACAGCAGTAGACACCTGTGGTGCTGGGTAGATGGCAAACTCGAGCTTGGACTTCTTCCCATAGTCGACAGACAGACGTTCCATCAGCAGGGAGGTGAAGCCAGAGCCGGTGCCTCCACCAAAGCTGTGGAAGATGAGAAACCCTTGGAGACCAGTGCACTGGTCGGCCTATCAGAAAAAAACTGAGTTAATAATGAAGCCAATCTGTGGTTCATGAGAATACTGGAGATAAAAAATGTTCCTCACCAGTTTGCGCGTTCTGTCCAGCACCAGGTCAATGATCTCTTTGCCGATGGTGTAGTGTCCCCGGGCGTAGTTGTTGGCTGCGTCCTCCTTACCCGTGATGAGCTGCTCTGGGTGGAAGAGTTGGCGATAGGTACCTGTGCGTATTTCATCTATAAAAAAGATGAACAAAATGCTGATTCAATGGCATTGACacgctcactcactttccattgTTTGTGGAACCCCGCCCCGGGACACTGGCCGCAGGGTGGGGGGTCCTGACCACCCcagggcacacaaacacacaccattcactcgcacactcacggacaattcacctagtgtacatgccatTGGATGGCGGGAGGAAGTCGGTGAAGACCATGCACCATGCAGCCCAGCCTTTACACAATCTATGGCCTTCGGCCTAGTTCAAAACGCCATACGTGTTTTTGCAGCGTTCTGTAGCTTGACGCTGTTTAAAATTGTCTAGAGAAGTGTTGCAACGTGGCACTGCTGATTTACCGATGACAGTGGGCTCCAGATCGACAAAGATGGCACGTGGGACGTGCTTTCCGGCTCCAGTTTCGCTGAAGAACGTGTTGAAGGAGTCGTCCCCGCCACCCATGGTCTTATCGCTGGGCATCTGGCCATCCGGCTGGATCCCGTGTTCCAGGCAGTAcagttcccagcatgcatttccCATCTGGGCCCCAGCTTGGCCAACATGCATAGAGATGCACTCACGCTGTAGCAAAGGAGAATGAGATTAAAACAGAAACCCCGGATCCTTCCATGACGTTGAGATTTCATGAAgggttttttctttctctttttactccttgagaaaagaaagtgaagttaagtgattgtcagcggggagcagcgtgtggggacggtaccttccgattacgggacCTTGTATATACAATATCTGTACACCAACAGAGCAAGTGCGTAATATGTCATAAATTATCCTAAAAAaatagggtgctagtagcctagcgggtaagacactcgcctatgaaccagaagacccaggttcaaaccccacttactaccatcgtgtccctgagcaagacacttaaccctgagtgtctccgggggggactgtccctgtcactactgactgtaagtcgctctggaagggggtctggcaaatgctgtaaatgtaaatgtgtgtatttcttgGATACTCAGACTTGTCCAGTGgtctttaaataaatatcttGTAAAAATGTCTGGAATTCTGGGGAAATAAATGGAACTTGTCTACACTAACAAAATCATGAGCTCCCTTGTCAGCTTCCTGTGACGGGTCTTCAAAATGTTGTCCACTATTCTGTTATAGGTTATATTTCATCTTCTGTACATTAAAGTTCCTAACGTAAGTGTGAAACCGTATTGATCTACGGTTGGTGATTAAATTCCATTTTCCCATCATGTGCATCGCTGTGGCATCCATCCAGGGCTCCACGTAGCCACCTGAAGTGAACTCCTCGCCATGGACCAAGTGTGAAAATGGtttctgaaatgaataaacatgcATGCAGCATGCATCTATCGAATTTAAAGATGCATGGGTGCAATATAGAAGTTGTGTGTCCCAGTAACCTAGAGTTGGAGCGGAAAGAGCCCACCTCCCCAGAGAGACGCCCAGTCTCCGCCCTCTTCCTTCtcgtccctcctcctcctcctcagcccAGCAGCTGTGCTCCACCGCCTTTGTGTGACAGGCAGCGGCGTCTCGTCTCGGCCTTTCACCCCGACACACAAAGCTGCGCTGTTTCTCCACCTCGCGAGCGACGGGGACACAAAGACTTCTTTATTTGCCCTTTTTCAACTGAACCATTAAAGCACATCTGGCCAAATCCAGTGGTGTCtgaaattttcatttttctcttttgacCAAGCAGGAGCGTTGAGAATCGACCTGGAGGAGAAGAGTGTGTAGGCCCCGAGGCTTTCGCCCCGGCAGGGGTGATGCCACATCTTCCCCCCCCGACTCCCGTCCCCACCACAGTCCAGCGGTCCAGAAAAATGACCCCAGCACGTTACAGACCCTACATCACATCCCGTCTGGATAGATCAGCGACGCCACTCACCATTTTGTGACTTGTTTTTCCTTCGGACCGACTTGAGGGCTCGGAAAGAGAAGGCAGTTCTGCCGGAGGAGGACGGAGGCGGGGCTTTTATAGGCAGGAGGCGGAGGCAGGAAGTCAGAGAGGGACACTGTGGAAGTGATGTATTCCTGCCAAAAGCTCTTTGTCTCCTAATTTGTGGAATTCTATAGTCCAGGATCCTGTTCGCTGGTCACTGGACCGCAGTGTAATTACAGAGCTGTAGAATCTAATCCGGAATCCACCTTAAATTAGGCTTTTATAAAATGCAAGTATTTGCAAGAGATTTACAATCTTTAACTGCTAAATCACCACTTTCCTCTCGAGATCCTTGTGGAAGTTGGGGACTAATGTCTCTCCCTTGCATTGTTAAGAAGGGATTTCCTCTCCACTTTCAGAGGAAGAATTCGAGTTTCCGATTCTTTATTTGGCCTCTGATGCAGAAAGCACGACCCCTGCACATCGGATTCCACGGGAACTATAGAtttacacacgcacgcatgtTCGCTGCGAATGCTGATGGCTGAAGAGGACCAGGTGGCCCTCAGTGTCCACCCCCCCGTGTAATGACTGGTGAAGCCACATGGACAGCTGCCTTGGGGGGCCATTTTGTTTCTAGGCTCCGAATGTAAATGTGGAGGCAGGAGGTGCTTGAATGGCCGCCAGTGTCCCGCTAGGccaacatgtcctgcagctTGGACACAATGAATAATGCATCGTCATTCGGATGTTTTCAAAATCAGTGGTGTGTAGGTTACAGTTTGGAAGATTTTAATATAATAGTCTACACCGCCACCGTACCGTGGTTACCCAGCGTGCCTGAGGATGCCGACGTTCCGGCTTTACGGTGAACTTTATAGCCGGGCAGCTGTGCCACGTGTAACCAGAGAGGAGGCAGAAGTGGATGCTGTCTTCTCGCCCTGGAGCCAAGAGTGACCACAAGGCCAAAGGAGGTGAGAACCTCCCTTCCTATTAGGAATTTTCTGATGGTTTTTTATTATCTCGAGGTTCATCGCTGTTAGCGCATGGGCATGAAACCTGGATGTTGCTAGATGCTTTACATAATATTTCCAAcgagattcatttttttcacagcaTTGTAATCGTGGAAGAGAAGAAAACATATCTTAATTTaaaatacactactcacaatgagttagggatattgtgagagattAATGTTGtacatacggtgtttgtttcacttcagacattttaaggAGGGGTTTGCATTGGGGTGACAGACACACATCATGTTGAGTTCCATGTTACAAATCTCCGagccttcgggtcggtggcaggcagtcagatgttgcagACAGAACTACTGAcggagttcatgacagacccaggagtggagccccacgaggaCCTCAGGACCTACGTACTCAGACATCGTCCTgtaactgccacacagctgcaggcccgggTTCGAGATGCGAGGTTacgactccaccgctttggcttgaatgccagacgagcGTCGCAggagactccactgacaccaccgtgaacgtttgcagtgggcacaagaccatgtgacctggacaatgcagcgtCGGCCTACCGTCCTGTACACCGATGAGCATTTCTGAGTGATATGCTGAGgtcaaatattaaattaatgaaaatggtgtttcttctcatacattattagtaatatcaaagggaatttttactaatttcattaaaattcagagcaaataggaaaagcactcatgtaaataacaatatccctaacttactgTGAGTAGTATATTTGTTGCTGCATTTCAGTATCTTTCTTTCCATTTATTGCATAAACCAGCCTTGTTTCAGTTCTTCTGCTATAAAATATGTttggaaatatatataaaaaatgcgTGTAAGTCAGGTTCATAAACAATAACTTGGAAGGCATATCAGTTACGATTTTACCGCTGATCTGACTCCTACGATTATGGGACAATGAACTGCAGGATATGATTATTGAGGATAAATTCATCATTATGCATGAAACATGAAAGGCCATGTACAGACACTAGATGGCAGAAGAGTGTTGCTATTGATCCTTGCCCCGTTCTCAACAAATCTAGAAAAAGTGTGGGGGGTTGAACTGGACTGGGACCGTCTGAATCCTCATTTCATCTTTCTGTTATCAGTATTTGGTTTTTGAAAGACTGAGCGGGAATGAAATCTGATggattgagagagagagcagttaGCAGGATCGTTTCAAGATTCAAGGTTCAAGCtcggtttattgtcagtacaacattatacacagtatactgtgtattgaaatactgtttcacacagacccccatagtgcaatcataaaagaaagaaaaaaatctatctatATGTGACGGGTTCACCTCCGCAGCACCATTCTACCGGTTCCACGCACACCATTAGACACTTGGACAGCCGGGTGGTTCACgaattccctttttattttctgtaatacatgcaaggtacagtggagtaggtgggaattagcctacggttggtctggataactctCTGGGTAGCGTGGGTAGAagaaaattagcatgctaatcaAACAAGTAAATCAACCTAAAACTACGGATATACATGTCATGGAATCATCTCAAAATAGTGAGCAAGAATCGCTACCCAAACTGCATGATAAATAATGGCTTCCGTGTACTTATAACTCAGTAAAACATAGTTTATGCCAGACCTCTCAAAACGTGACCTACAcattcagtgtcctgaattgcTTTGAGCAATTTCATGCGATCTCCTACTATACTGTACCTTGATACCACTAGAGGGCGTCATtgcaccatttaaaataatttaaccacATACTactctgtttttatatatatatatatacacacatacacactaaactGAAACTTAAATACTGTCAGAATCTGATTCTGATTTCAGTTCATAAATATAAGAACATTTAGCATGCATTTATTCTgttatacagttttttttcattagacATTTATCACTTAATAgtttttaaaagtatatttaacaTATATAATTTGTATGGAATAAATGAAAcgttctttcttgttttgttgaCATGACAGGGTAGTTGAAATAAATTGAATACTCTTATGGGAAgttaaaaatatacaatattcaTCAAATACCGTCAGTGGTGCCCTCAGTTGTTTTGTAATCCACTCAAAAAAATGCAGTCATTGCTCAATAACCTCAGAAAACGAATATATTTGACCTGAATGAGGTACGACCAGTCAGCTTTATGTGCTGCAAATGCAAATTTAAGATGAAGATAGAACAATAATCTCTCATATAGGTTTATATGATGCTCATTAGAGAGCATCACTTCACTGGTCCCATGGTGCTTGAAATGTGCTGATTGGTGTGTTTGTATGATTGCTGGTAGCAGAAAATGTGACGTGTGTCTTCTGCAAATCCCTTTTCAGACTCTAGCAACTGACCGTTCATGTTGTGACAAAGATATGCAAATAAGGAGAGTGACAGCTTTTGGGACAGGCTGTCCCTGTCCCAAAATGTCATCAAGTCTTCAAAGATCCTAATTCCTCATTGCATTTGTTTACTAGAAATATTTCTATATTGAAAGAATTTCAGAAAACTTTTCCCTCAGCGAGAGGGCATCTCCATCCATGTTGGACCAGCTGGCGTGCAGATGGGTAAAACCTGCCGGGAGCACAGAAGGCGGCCAGATGCCCAGCCGCATGCCGGTCGGTGGCCACGATGACTCTGTCACCACCTTCTTCAACGAAGGCGGCTCTGGGAAATATGTCCCCCGTGCCATCTTCATAGACCTGGAACCTATGGTCATTTCACCTGAATTGAAAGACACTGAAATCGATTGATTCACGGTTGTGACAATGATTTGGACATTGCTTGTAGATGAAGTTCACACAgatacctggggcagtggtggcctagcggttaaggaagcggccccgtaatcagaaggttgctggttcgaatcccactccaccaaggtgccactgaggtgccactgagcaaagtaccgtccccacacactgctccccgggcgcctgtcatggtgcccactgctcactcagggtgatggttaaatgcagaggacacatttcactgtgctgtgctgctgtgtattatgtgtgacaatcacttcactttatcactttattgaTTCCTATCAACAGCTCTTCCACCCCGAGCAGCTCAGCTCTGGGAAGGAGGACGCAGCCAACAACTACACCCCAGGACACTACACCATTTCCTCCATCACAGCTTCTCTCAGGTTCGATGGAGCCCTGAACGTTGACCTGACGGAGTTCCAGACCAACCTGGTGCCCTACCCTCGCATTCACTTCCCTCTGGCCACCTACGCTCCCGTCATCTCCGCTGAGAAGGCCTACCACGAGCAGCTGTCTGTGGCGGACATCACCAACGCCTGCTTTGAGCCTTCGAACCAGATGGTGAAGTGCGACCCTCGTCATGGTAAATACATGGCCTGCTGCCTGCTCTACCGCGGAGACGTGGTCCCTAAAGACGTCAACTCTGCCATCGCCGCCATCAAGACCAAACGCACCATCCAGTTCGTGGACTGGTGCCCCACTGGCTTCAAGGTGGGCATCAACTACCAGCCCCCAACCGTGGTTCCCGGCGGAGATCTGGCCAAGGTCACCACAGGGCCCGTCTGGACCACAAGTTCGACCGtgtggtgtgtatcacaataacagtCGCTTCCTTTACGCtccttatttgtttttatttagttagtGGACTGCAAACCCCAATATGGCCACATGGAGGCGACAGACTCATGCAGATCGAAGATGGGATTTTATTGCATGTCTTCCTATTTCTGGCGCATGACTTCCCCACcaaaagtaaaaattaagttTTGAACTCTGacgaatgaaaaaataaataaaatagacgTCCGTTCCGAGATTTACGGAGTTTACTGCACTTAAGTCTGTTTGATGTTCATGTTCCGTTTAATCTCTTGCCAAATGTGTTCCGAGGAATAATCAAAATCCGTGTGTTGGCCAAGGTAAACCGAGGAAATCCTGACACGGCCCCTCCCACAGACGCCATTAAATATTTGCTCGAAAGCCTGTTGGCCCGGGAATTTATAACATTCAAGGTCGGCCAGATCAAAGTGAAGCCACTGATCAATCACCACGGTGACCCCAATTTCTCGAAATGAATGAAGTCATTAATGAATATTTTCCTCCATCATACGTTAGCCTGATGCATTATTCATCATATTCACGTTGTGCATTACTTGGACTAGCTTCGTGTCATTTTACTACGTTGTTATTCATCGGATGTCCAGACCTCGCCGGTAGAAATAAAAACCCCTAAACgggtgaataaataaatgaatcggTAGATAACCCGACTGTTTGGTGAATGTTGGCCACGCACACCTCTTCCGTCGGTCACTAACCCAACTGTGTGAGTTTATTGTTTTCCGTTACGGTGCGATGTATCGACCGCTGGCGGTAAAGCAGCCCAGTTCCCCATTGATCGGGTAATTAATCAATTACCGGGCCATTTCATTAGCGGCGTATCACGGGTCGGTGTTGATTTGGCCCGGGCTACCAGGTGGACCCTAAATCACTTCTGGAATCTCGGCGTTCACGCGTGGACGTGCGCCAGGCGCGTTAATAGGCTGGGAAATAAGGCCGCTTTCTTCTCCGTGTATGTCATGGCCGGTTTCCCCGCGGTTCGACCGGCGTGGATCAGAAATCCCAACCCTCTCGGCTGTTAGCTGATTAGATTGATCCGATTGATTGGGCCCGGGCCCGTGGTTCCTTCGCACTTTATCTCCATATAAACACGCCGGTCAGAAGGCAGCGCACATATTTCACCGGTGAGGAGAGCTGGACGTAACAGTGCCCGCTGTGCCAGGGCCTGTGATCAATacctttttatttccttctttctCAGGTCAGGTGCCAGTAATCTGGAGAAATGAAGCAGCCATGGTCTCAGCAGGGAGGACGCGGATGGGATCTTCATCCTGATGAAGAGCTGGGAATGACGGGACGGTGGAGGGCCAGGGAGATTAATGGCTGCCGGTGGGTGGCGGGGACTCGGGCATTGTCACGGGCTTGTCAGGGAGTGAGTGAAATGTCTTCATCAATTTGTAGCCATTAGCATGTCAATGGCGAGAGGAGAGGGGTGGCGGGACGGGAGGAGAAGGGGCGGAGGTCGCGCAGCCATCTGCATGTCCTGTCCCCTCGCTTCGTCCACACCCCTCTTACCCACGAAATACAGACAAATGGCCGCCTGGACAGTCGCTGTCACCGCGCTTCActcttattcattatttttgcaCACACCTTCACGAATcggattcaagattcaagattcaagattggtatATTGTCagacagtatacagtatacacagtataccgtgtattaaaattaataatgcaactaaaactacatttaaaacTTTGGGAGCTTCTATCACACAACAAACCCAATAGAGAGATAAATACTGAGAAATAAAGAACTGACATGTTCTTCTTTAAAAGCAATATACTTTATATTCATCTCAAAAATTGGAATAttatgaaaaatgacatttgcTTTCAGAAGTTGGACAACTTTATTAAAGCACACAGGGCAGGACACAAAGACATGAAGTGCTGATTTGTGGGAATGATTAGTTGTAATAGTTTATAATGGCGTTATAAGAGGACGTGTTTGTCTTCCTGTTCCACCGCTTGGCGGTTCAAGGAGAGGTGAGGCTTTAGCAGGGCGAATGGCGTCCCGGTGCCGGTGGGAGCCGTGGGTTTTCCGCCAGCTGCGCTCGGCACTGTGGGAAAAATGCCTGGGCGCAGATACGGCCAGCACTTTACTCATCATTAGTGTCCCATTTCAGCGCCGGTGGCTTATCAGGAGTCCGGACAACGTTGGTACAGTCGCCAGGTGTCCGGCGGCCCAGTTAAAACTCTGGAATAGACCCAGTACACTGCGCTGTTTACTGGACTCCTGTGGGAATGTCGGGAGCTTCCATCACAGAACAAATTCCGGCCCCAACCCTATAGAGCAATTCTGAAAAACAAGGAACGGACTCGTTCGTCTTTAAAGCAGTTTCCAATCCATGTTTTATACACTGAAACAAAGGGAAGGTTccctttttaaatgaacttctAACAAAATGCATTACACTAGAATTAAAAGGAAACGGCAGAATAACGTATTTAATTTAGATTCAATGCCAAATCACATTTGATGACCTTAACAAAActgttacttaaaaaaattcaaacttaaaaaaaccaacttcatgtgtgtggtttgaaaTCATGTAAATTAATTAGAACAgcctaaattaaataaatcgtgtggaaccaatgtccattatttaatgaaatatatccAATGAATCTTTATGCATCGCAAAATTGGaatatttagaaaaaattgAATATTTGCTTTTAGAAGTTGGACACTTTATTTAAAGCAcaaaattaacatgttaaacgctgcatataataaaaaatcttgAACGTGTTTCAATAAATGAATGCAGCTTTTTTAATGTTGCAGAACCCTCAGAATTCTAGGGTTTATGATGTACTTGCTGCTATCAAAAATATACATCAGATATTAGTTTAGATGAATTGATATGTATAAAATTGGCTAATTGTTGTTCGTTTCGGACAGATTATGTCCCCAGATCTGTCCCATGTATCCATGCAAGGCAGGGCCGGCCAATGTTGACATTTCCACACTTTATTCACCATTAAGGATGTCATTAAAAGGTGCGAATGGAGTGGAATtcccagcagagcgcagagtaaAGACATTCGTCTCGGCTGTTTGGACAGTGTAAGATTTCAAAAATATTTAAGCAAGACTTTTAGTGCAAATAGATTTGAGTTGATAATTATGCAAGAATGAAGCCGGCGGTGCCAAATAATTGACGCAGCTCTGCCGTTTACTTCCTGCATTTTACTGATTTGATTGAAAAGGAGATTATTAACCACAACATGGCACCAATCAGCAGCAAATCAGTATATCGTTGGCCATGTTTAACCGGAGTCACCAGATGGGCCTCTTAATAGTGCTGCAGTATTTTAATTAGCCCAATTAGACAGAGTGCCCTGACCCTCGCCGGGGTTTACGGCGCtgtcggggttaagtgtccttcgTCCCGGCCCTCCAGTCCTCCCGTGATTGAGAGACGTGGTATCTGGCCGGGGGCCCCGCCCGGCGGTGACATCTGTTGACTCGACACCGGGGGAAATTAGCGCTTGTGTTGGTTTTTTATTCGCCGGCCTGGCCTGCGCCCCTCCCTCCGTGTCCTTTTTAAAGACGGCTTAATTGAAATAGTCCCTGTGTTTGTATTACTTCACCTCTTGGGGCACCCCCACCGGGCGGGGTACGCTGAAATGCGAGTGAACGCCCGGCTACCCGGTGACCTTGGTAGATTTGACTCCCTGTGTGGGTCTAGCTTGTTGTGTCCTCCCCCTAAATAAATCCTTGGGCTCTAATCAAAGCTggacacactcacaacacacacacacacacacacacacacacaccattaataAGCCCGCCTGGCCAACCCACCTCCTTTCCACAATGTTCTCTAATGGAACCATTTATTTCCATAATGCCGCATTGTCACCAGTGCCAAGGAACCAGAGACTGAGGGAAAGGGGCGGTCCTTCTGAGGGGCGTGGCCAAGCTGTGGTTTCTGTGAGGTTTTCTAGCCAGCGAATGAAAGTTGTTTTTCAGCTCAAGGCGGAGCCATAAATCGCCGTACCAACAGCCCCGCCCTCTCGGCCTGTCAGAGGCCCTGACAGAACGGCAATTACTGGATTGCTAATTTCGGCGTTTCCTCCTCCCCCCGAAATCGAGGGCCTCCATTTCTGAAATAAGACGGCGACCAGGACGCTTTACGGAGTGGCAGGTTGCCACGGCACGTTGTCATGCACCGAGGTGTCTGGGGGGGACACGAACAGAGGCCTGCTGGGCAGATAGCGGGGACTGAGGCAGTAAACCGGTGGTAAAACCCCCTCCAAAGGTGTTCCGTTGACTCCGGGTTCAAAGCCGTAGATCAGCCCCCCCCCTCATTCCTGGGGGGAAACTTGGGGTCGACAGGCACTCAGAAAATTGCCGCGCATTTGCAAAGCAAATATTAAATTTTAACGACCCCTCGCCAGACTGATATACTCGTCCCGAGGAGTGAATGTCATTACCTATGCGGAATATTCCGGCGTGTGACCTTGTCACGGCCGACATGCTGTTTATTTCCTCTGTCTTGTGAATTGTTTTATCGTCCTGAAACGGTCCCGTCCCGTTCCCGAGACCCTGATCTGGAtaatggggagggggggggggggcatgaacCTCGGacctccttctccctcctcaCGGCCCACCTGATTAAAAACGGCGCGAGTCGGGGGACCCCCAGCCGGATCATGGGTGATGGAGCGGCGTAATTGGACTGTCATGTTTAATGTGCGCTGCTGACGTGGAGACACACACCTACAGAGAAGATTAGATGAATTCTTCAACTTGGAACATTTGATTAAGGGCTGAGAGTCagtcacctcacacacacacacacacacacacacgatgccATATATCAAACACTTCACCAGTTCATCAGCCATGTTTTATAACCAGATCTCGTCAAAATAAGGAATTTACTATTTGTTTACTATGTGATTTGGAttcttgttttaatgtttaaaatatgataTTTCATTAATGTTTGTGTAAATGCATGTTCTACTTATGTACCTATTGCAGCTCACTTCTACTGTCATATTATTTagaatattattttaatcattttactgTCTTGCTTGAAGTGCTTGTACTTGTACAGTGACGGTAAAGACAGGTTTTTACGCGCGTTCCTGCTTAtttttccgtgtgtgtgtgtgtgtgtgtgtgtgtttgggcccCGGTGGTGATGTCCTGCATCAGAACCCCGCACGGACGAGTGGAATTTTTCCGGAGCAACAGATGGACGCGGTGTCCTCTGCGGTGCGGCCGTGTGTCTGCA belongs to Denticeps clupeoides chromosome 9, fDenClu1.1, whole genome shotgun sequence and includes:
- the LOC114796756 gene encoding tubulin alpha-1C chain-like, giving the protein MLDQLACRWVKPAGSTEGGQMPSRMPVGGHDDSVTTFFNEGGSGKYVPRAIFIDLEPMVISPELKDTYQQLFHPEQLSSGKEDAANNYTPGHYTISSITASLRFDGALNVDLTEFQTNLVPYPRIHFPLATYAPVISAEKAYHEQLSVADITNACFEPSNQMVKCDPRHGKYMACCLLYRGDVVPKDVNSAIAAIKTKRTIQFVDWCPTGFKVGINYQPPTVVPGGDLAKVTTGPVWTTSSTVWCVSQ
- the tuba8l3 gene encoding tubulin, alpha 8 like 3; amino-acid sequence: MRECISMHVGQAGAQMGNACWELYCLEHGIQPDGQMPSDKTMGGGDDSFNTFFSETGAGKHVPRAIFVDLEPTVIDEIRTGTYRQLFHPEQLITGKEDAANNYARGHYTIGKEIIDLVLDRTRKLADQCTGLQGFLIFHSFGGGTGSGFTSLLMERLSVDYGKKSKLEFAIYPAPQVSTAVVEPYNSILTTHTTLEHSDCAFMVDNEAIYDICRKNLDIERPTYTNLNRLIGQIVSSITASLRFDGALNVDLTEFQTNLVPYPRIHFPLATYAPVISAEKAYHEQLSVADITNACFEPSNQMVKCDPRHGKYMACCLLYRGDVVPKDVNSAIAAIKTKRTIQFVDWCPTGFKVGINYQPPTVVPGGDLAKVQRAVCMLSNTTAIAEAWARLDHKFDLMYAKRAFVHWYVGEGMEEGEFSEAREDMAALEKDYEEVGTDSMGEEDEEGEEF